The proteins below are encoded in one region of Rhodopirellula halodulae:
- a CDS encoding succinate dehydrogenase cytochrome b558 subunit — protein MSDLTRSQSFFLRHEFAIRRLHSLTGIVPLGVYMVIHLTTNASLLNGTETFQRAVYMIHSLGDLLPIVEWGGIFTPLLFHAILGVWIIRTGKSNLSRYRFTGNRRYVWQRWTGLIAFVFLMTHVLHLHGWFHADFWLAIMKPLGFANFKPYNAASTLGAAMQGYVWPAFYLAGVLATVYHLANGIWTAGITWGFWVSPQAQERATKVCVAFGVVLAVIGTSAWWAAVRMDETDIAQAEADEVEMFEAAVKTGLAYDIPEKRSVGHEDADKESGTATDALPAEEPDAEKASRPTDAVITE, from the coding sequence GTGTCTGACCTCACTCGTTCGCAATCGTTTTTCTTGCGTCACGAATTTGCCATTCGGCGACTGCATTCATTGACCGGGATCGTGCCGCTTGGCGTTTACATGGTCATTCACTTGACCACGAACGCGAGTCTGCTGAACGGAACGGAAACGTTCCAACGCGCGGTGTACATGATCCACAGCCTGGGCGATTTGCTACCAATCGTCGAATGGGGCGGCATTTTCACGCCGTTGCTATTCCATGCCATTTTGGGCGTTTGGATCATTCGCACGGGCAAATCGAACCTGAGCCGTTATCGATTCACCGGGAACCGCCGCTACGTGTGGCAGCGTTGGACGGGTTTGATTGCATTCGTGTTCTTGATGACACACGTGCTGCATCTGCACGGATGGTTCCACGCCGATTTTTGGCTTGCAATTATGAAGCCGCTTGGTTTCGCGAATTTCAAACCGTACAACGCGGCATCCACCCTGGGCGCTGCGATGCAGGGCTACGTTTGGCCGGCGTTTTACTTGGCTGGCGTTTTGGCCACGGTCTATCACCTCGCCAACGGGATTTGGACCGCAGGCATCACATGGGGTTTCTGGGTTTCGCCTCAGGCACAGGAACGAGCCACCAAAGTTTGTGTGGCGTTTGGCGTCGTTTTGGCGGTTATTGGAACGTCGGCATGGTGGGCGGCGGTTCGCATGGACGAGACCGACATCGCTCAAGCCGAAGCCGACGAAGTGGAAATGTTTGAAGCCGCGGTCAAGACCGGGTTGGCCTACGACATTCCCGAGAAGCGTTCGGTCGGACACGAGGATGCAGACAAAGAATCTGGAACCGCGACGGATGCTCTACCGGCCGAGGAGCCCGATGCCGAAAAGGCGTCTCGTCCAACCGACGCCGTCATCACCGAATAG